Proteins from a genomic interval of Geodermatophilus obscurus DSM 43160:
- the mshA gene encoding D-inositol-3-phosphate glycosyltransferase, which produces MAARRRPRSAVPRRVATLSVHTSPLDQPGAGDAGGMNVYVVEVSRRLAERGIAVDVFTRAVSSDLPPVVEMSPGVTVRHVSAGPFEGLGKEELPAQLCAFTAAVLREEAQHEPGHYDVVHSHYWLSGQVGWLARDRWSVPLIHTAHTLAKVKNAALAVGDRPEPRARVIGEEQVVAEADRLVANTADEARQLVDHYGADPRRTLVVPPGVDLDRFTPGDRTAARRRLGVAEDAVVLLFVGRIQPLKAPDLLLEAAARMLADDPALRDRLQVHVVGAPSGTGLEAPRQLEQLAAGLGIADLLRFLPPVHVELLAEHYRAADVAVVPSHNESFGLVALEAQACGTPVVAAAVGGLRTAVRDGVSGVLVEGRDPADYAAAIRAVLARRELLSAGARRHAGAFSWERTVDSLVAAYTAAAEEMAAASQRAVPGTLLRPAWALGGVRALGAQVAR; this is translated from the coding sequence GTGGCCGCTCGCCGCCGTCCCCGCTCGGCCGTGCCCCGGCGGGTGGCCACCCTCTCGGTGCACACCAGCCCCCTCGACCAGCCCGGTGCCGGCGACGCCGGTGGCATGAACGTCTACGTCGTCGAGGTGTCCCGCCGGCTGGCCGAGCGCGGCATCGCCGTCGACGTCTTCACCCGCGCCGTGTCCAGCGACCTGCCGCCCGTGGTGGAGATGAGCCCCGGCGTCACCGTGCGGCACGTCAGCGCCGGCCCGTTCGAGGGCCTGGGCAAGGAGGAGCTGCCCGCCCAGCTGTGCGCCTTCACCGCCGCCGTCCTGCGCGAGGAGGCCCAGCACGAGCCGGGCCACTACGACGTCGTCCACTCGCACTACTGGCTGTCCGGCCAGGTCGGCTGGCTGGCCCGCGACCGGTGGAGCGTGCCGCTCATCCACACCGCGCACACGCTGGCGAAGGTGAAGAACGCCGCGCTCGCGGTCGGCGACCGCCCCGAGCCGCGCGCCCGCGTCATCGGCGAGGAGCAGGTCGTGGCCGAGGCCGACCGGCTGGTCGCCAACACCGCCGACGAGGCCCGCCAGCTGGTCGACCACTACGGCGCCGACCCGCGGCGCACCCTCGTCGTCCCGCCCGGCGTGGACCTCGACCGCTTCACCCCCGGTGACCGGACGGCGGCCCGCCGCCGGCTCGGGGTCGCCGAGGACGCGGTCGTCCTGCTCTTCGTCGGCCGCATCCAGCCGCTCAAGGCCCCCGACCTGCTGCTCGAGGCGGCCGCGCGGATGCTCGCCGACGACCCGGCGCTGCGCGACCGCCTCCAGGTGCACGTCGTCGGCGCCCCCAGCGGCACCGGCCTGGAGGCCCCGCGCCAGCTCGAGCAGCTCGCCGCCGGGCTCGGCATCGCCGACCTGCTCCGCTTCCTGCCGCCGGTGCACGTGGAGCTGCTCGCCGAGCACTACCGCGCCGCCGACGTCGCCGTCGTCCCCAGCCACAACGAGTCCTTCGGGCTGGTGGCCCTGGAGGCCCAGGCATGCGGGACGCCGGTCGTCGCGGCCGCCGTGGGTGGCCTGCGCACGGCCGTCCGGGACGGCGTCTCCGGCGTGCTGGTCGAGGGCCGGGACCCGGCCGACTACGCCGCGGCCATCCGCGCCGTGCTCGCCCGCCGGGAGCTGCTCTCGGCGGGCGCACGGCGGCACGCCGGCGCCTTCTCCTGGGAGCGCACCGTCGACAGCCTGGTCGCGGCCTACACCGCCGCGGCGGAGGAGATGGCCGCAGCATCCCAGCGAGCGGTTCCCGGCACGCTGCTGCGCCCGGCCTGGGCACTGGGCGGAGTGCGGGCGCTGGGTGCACAGGTGGCCCGGTGA
- a CDS encoding SDR family oxidoreductase, giving the protein MPGPPTHPASGPRELPGTGRTAVVTGASSGIGAATATRLAAEGFDVVLGARRMDRLTGLAASIGARALPLDVTDPDSVAAFAGALDRVDVLVNNAGGAFDANPVAEADLDSWARTYEVNVLGTVRLTKALLPALIASGAGDVLFVGSTAGLVSYEGGASYTAAKHGVHTLAETLRLELFDQPVRVVEIAPGMVRTEEFALNRVQDQDRAEAVYRGVREPLVAEDVADCIAWALTRPHHVNVDLLVVRPRAQAAQHKVHREG; this is encoded by the coding sequence ATGCCCGGTCCCCCGACCCATCCTGCATCCGGTCCCCGCGAGCTGCCCGGCACGGGGCGGACCGCCGTCGTCACCGGCGCCTCCAGCGGCATCGGTGCGGCCACCGCGACCCGCTTGGCGGCAGAGGGCTTCGACGTCGTCCTCGGCGCGCGGCGCATGGACCGGCTGACCGGGCTGGCCGCCTCCATCGGCGCCCGGGCGCTGCCGCTGGACGTCACCGACCCCGACTCGGTGGCGGCGTTCGCCGGCGCCCTGGACCGGGTCGACGTGCTGGTCAACAACGCCGGCGGGGCCTTCGACGCCAACCCCGTGGCCGAGGCCGACCTGGACTCCTGGGCGCGCACCTACGAGGTCAACGTGCTGGGCACCGTCCGGCTGACCAAGGCGTTGCTGCCCGCGCTCATCGCCTCGGGCGCCGGCGACGTGCTGTTCGTGGGCTCAACCGCGGGGCTGGTCAGCTACGAGGGCGGCGCGTCCTACACGGCGGCCAAGCACGGCGTGCACACGCTGGCCGAGACCCTGCGGCTGGAGCTGTTCGACCAGCCGGTGCGGGTGGTCGAGATCGCACCCGGGATGGTGCGGACCGAGGAGTTCGCCCTCAACCGGGTCCAGGACCAGGACCGGGCGGAAGCGGTCTACCGCGGGGTCCGCGAGCCGCTGGTGGCCGAGGACGTCGCCGACTGCATCGCCTGGGCGCTCACCCGCCCGCACCACGTCAACGTCGACCTGCTGGTCGTCCGCCCCCGGGCGCAGGCCGCCCAGCACAAGGTGCACCGGGAGGGCTGA
- a CDS encoding GNAT family N-acetyltransferase — MLIREATDGDWLAVHPFLRAVVDAGHTYAYPEELSLEDARPLWMEQPPGRTVVAVDGDTVLGSAKMGPNRPGRGSHIATASFLVDPAAQGRGVGRALGEHVVGWARDAGYRGIQFNAVVETNTAAVSLWRSLGFVVLGTVPGAFRHPEHGYVGLHVMFLDLT; from the coding sequence GTGCTGATCCGTGAGGCGACCGACGGGGACTGGCTGGCTGTCCACCCGTTCTTGCGGGCGGTCGTGGACGCCGGGCACACCTACGCCTACCCCGAGGAGCTCTCCCTGGAGGACGCCCGGCCGCTCTGGATGGAGCAGCCGCCGGGGCGGACCGTGGTCGCGGTAGACGGCGACACCGTGCTCGGCAGCGCCAAGATGGGCCCCAACCGGCCGGGTCGCGGGTCGCACATCGCGACGGCGAGCTTCCTGGTCGACCCGGCCGCGCAGGGGCGCGGTGTGGGCCGTGCACTGGGCGAGCACGTCGTCGGCTGGGCCCGCGACGCCGGCTACCGCGGCATCCAGTTCAACGCCGTGGTCGAGACCAACACCGCCGCGGTCTCGCTGTGGCGGTCGCTGGGGTTCGTCGTCCTCGGCACGGTGCCCGGCGCGTTCCGTCACCCCGAGCACGGCTACGTCGGCCTGCACGTGATGTTCCTCGACCTGACCTGA
- a CDS encoding UDP-N-acetylmuramate dehydrogenase, protein MQVRRNARFAELTTLGVGGPIDRLVEVSDPDELVAAVREADDAGRPLLVLGGGSNLIGPDAGWPGDVVVVRSRGVERDGGRLVVQAGEPWDDLVAYTVEQRLAGMEAMSGIPGSTGATPVQNVGAYGQEVGQVVTAVRVWDRARSAEQVLPAEDCGFAYRDSRLKREPGRFVVLTVSFELEPSELSRPVGYAELARTLGVELGERAPLADVRAAVLELRRGKGMVWDLADPTSRSAGSFFTNPVVPVTQAVEGCPSWPAGDGEVKLSAAWLVQHAGFGRGTRHGRVGTSPRHSLALTTEPGATAEELLAFSEKIIAAVQERFGVTLEREPTAIRP, encoded by the coding sequence GTGCAGGTCCGACGCAACGCCCGCTTCGCGGAGCTGACGACCCTCGGCGTGGGGGGTCCCATCGACCGGCTGGTCGAGGTCTCCGACCCCGACGAGCTCGTTGCCGCCGTCCGTGAGGCCGACGACGCGGGACGGCCGCTGCTGGTCCTCGGCGGCGGCTCCAACCTGATCGGCCCGGACGCCGGGTGGCCCGGTGACGTGGTCGTGGTCCGGAGCCGGGGCGTCGAGCGCGACGGCGGCCGGCTGGTCGTGCAGGCCGGCGAGCCCTGGGACGACCTGGTGGCGTACACCGTCGAGCAGCGGCTGGCCGGCATGGAGGCGATGTCCGGCATCCCGGGCTCGACCGGGGCGACACCGGTGCAGAACGTCGGCGCCTACGGCCAGGAGGTCGGCCAGGTCGTCACCGCCGTCCGCGTCTGGGACCGCGCGCGGTCGGCCGAGCAGGTGCTTCCCGCGGAGGACTGCGGGTTCGCCTACCGGGACAGCCGGCTCAAGCGCGAGCCCGGCCGGTTCGTCGTCCTGACCGTCTCCTTCGAGCTGGAGCCGAGCGAGCTGTCCCGGCCGGTGGGCTACGCCGAGCTGGCGCGCACCCTCGGCGTCGAGCTGGGGGAGCGGGCGCCGTTGGCCGACGTCCGCGCCGCGGTGCTGGAGCTGCGCCGCGGCAAGGGCATGGTCTGGGACCTCGCCGACCCCACCAGCCGCAGCGCGGGCTCGTTCTTCACCAACCCGGTGGTCCCGGTGACCCAGGCCGTCGAGGGCTGCCCCAGCTGGCCGGCCGGCGACGGTGAGGTCAAGCTCAGCGCCGCCTGGCTCGTGCAGCACGCCGGCTTCGGTCGCGGCACCCGCCACGGACGCGTGGGGACGTCGCCCCGCCACAGCCTCGCGCTGACCACCGAACCCGGCGCCACCGCCGAGGAGCTGCTCGCCTTCTCCGAGAAGATCATCGCTGCTGTCCAGGAGCGCTTCGGCGTGACCCTGGAGCGCGAGCCCACCGCGATCCGTCCCTGA
- a CDS encoding class I SAM-dependent methyltransferase, with the protein MSEAGGRPRRGEDHKRRASLPRKAGPRLAAGRARALGLPTRGTTNANRLRRADRWLLATQMPRLRDAARPLVVDLGYGSSAVTTLELADRLGPEVHGLEVVGLEIDPERVAAVAADRDPPRVDFRVGGFELAGLRPVLVRAFNVLRQYDEESAAQAWQTMCAALGPGGLLVEGTCDEWGRRSAWVALDADGPLTLTLSARVSDLDEPSDLAERLPKALIHHNVPGQPVHEFLRALDTAWATAAGLSTFGPRQRWTAAVEALAEQGWPFVGSSRRWRHGEVTVRWSAVAPV; encoded by the coding sequence GTGAGCGAGGCAGGAGGCCGACCCCGGAGAGGCGAGGACCACAAGCGCCGGGCCAGCCTCCCCAGGAAGGCCGGTCCGCGGCTGGCCGCCGGCCGGGCCCGCGCCCTGGGCCTGCCGACCCGCGGCACCACCAACGCCAACCGGTTGCGCCGGGCCGACCGCTGGCTGCTGGCCACCCAGATGCCGCGGCTGCGCGACGCCGCCCGGCCGCTCGTCGTCGACCTGGGCTACGGCTCGTCGGCGGTGACCACCCTGGAGCTGGCCGACCGGCTGGGTCCGGAGGTGCACGGCCTCGAGGTCGTCGGCCTGGAGATCGACCCCGAGCGGGTGGCCGCCGTCGCCGCCGACCGCGATCCGCCCCGGGTCGACTTCCGGGTCGGGGGCTTCGAGCTGGCCGGCCTGCGCCCGGTGCTGGTGCGGGCGTTCAACGTGCTGCGCCAGTACGACGAGGAGTCCGCCGCGCAGGCCTGGCAGACGATGTGCGCCGCGCTCGGCCCCGGCGGGCTGCTGGTGGAGGGCACCTGCGACGAGTGGGGACGGCGCTCGGCCTGGGTCGCCCTGGACGCCGACGGACCGCTGACCCTGACGCTGTCGGCCCGGGTGTCCGACCTCGACGAGCCCTCCGACCTCGCCGAGCGGCTGCCCAAGGCGCTGATCCACCACAACGTGCCCGGTCAGCCGGTGCACGAGTTCCTCCGCGCCCTCGACACGGCCTGGGCCACCGCGGCCGGGCTGTCCACCTTCGGCCCGCGCCAGCGCTGGACCGCCGCGGTCGAGGCCCTCGCCGAGCAGGGGTGGCCGTTCGTCGGTTCCAGCCGCCGGTGGCGGCACGGCGAGGTCACCGTGCGCTGGTCCGCCGTCGCCCCGGTCTGA
- a CDS encoding EAL domain-containing protein yields MASVLAEPSRLRLLFQPIVDLQRGVVAGYETLARFSEPDGRPSRVPPDQWFAAAGAQGVGAQLEGLVVRRCLDLLRTVPPNCFLTVNVSPHLLTDPELAEALLAVQDLAPLVLKLTEHQDVTDLDPLMDLRDRLRSRGALLAVDDAGSGYSGLQQIAAIKPQMVKLDRAIVNGVDGDEVKLALTELLGEFAGRIDAWLLAEGIEAWGEVEALLRLGVPLGQGWLFGRPGPAWPRLDPGTAAPLRFRSARARLVEHVASLVEEVPVEGGPAGGVVPGGQTGLRVDPGGRPQALLLPRRRGDDDPGHRVAPVSLRVPVLAGVREVARRAAARPEHSRFDPIVCVDDVGVAVGVVRVERLLLRLAADG; encoded by the coding sequence GTGGCGTCCGTCCTCGCCGAGCCGTCGCGGCTGCGACTGCTCTTCCAGCCGATCGTCGACCTGCAGCGCGGCGTCGTCGCGGGCTACGAGACCCTCGCCCGCTTCTCCGAGCCCGATGGCCGGCCGAGCCGGGTGCCGCCCGACCAGTGGTTCGCCGCTGCGGGCGCCCAGGGCGTCGGTGCGCAGCTGGAGGGCCTCGTCGTCAGGCGCTGCCTGGACCTGCTGCGCACCGTGCCGCCCAACTGCTTCCTCACCGTCAACGTCAGCCCGCACCTGCTCACCGACCCCGAGCTGGCCGAGGCCCTCCTGGCCGTCCAGGACCTCGCGCCCCTCGTCCTCAAGCTGACCGAGCACCAGGACGTGACCGACCTGGACCCCCTCATGGACCTCCGCGACCGGCTGCGCAGCCGGGGCGCGCTCCTCGCGGTCGACGACGCCGGGTCGGGCTACTCGGGCCTCCAGCAGATCGCGGCCATCAAGCCCCAGATGGTCAAGCTGGACCGGGCGATCGTGAACGGGGTGGACGGCGACGAGGTCAAGCTGGCACTCACCGAGCTGCTCGGTGAGTTCGCCGGACGGATCGACGCGTGGCTGCTGGCCGAGGGCATCGAGGCCTGGGGCGAGGTGGAGGCGCTCCTCCGCCTGGGTGTCCCCCTCGGCCAGGGCTGGCTCTTCGGCCGGCCCGGACCCGCCTGGCCCCGGCTCGACCCGGGGACGGCCGCGCCGCTGCGGTTCCGGTCGGCCAGGGCGCGCCTGGTCGAGCACGTGGCCAGCCTGGTCGAGGAGGTGCCCGTCGAGGGCGGCCCGGCCGGTGGCGTGGTGCCCGGTGGCCAGACGGGGCTGCGCGTCGACCCCGGCGGCCGGCCCCAGGCGCTGCTGCTGCCGCGCCGCCGCGGCGACGACGACCCCGGGCACCGGGTCGCCCCGGTGAGCCTCCGCGTCCCCGTCCTCGCGGGGGTCCGCGAGGTGGCCCGACGGGCCGCGGCGCGCCCCGAGCACTCCCGCTTCGACCCCATCGTCTGCGTCGACGACGTCGGCGTCGCGGTCGGCGTCGTCCGCGTGGAACGCCTCCTGCTCAGACTCGCCGCCGATGGGTAG
- a CDS encoding DUF1059 domain-containing protein: MKQFSCGDVVPTCTRTFVAPTDEEILAAVAAHARADHGLTEIPAHLVDEVRRRIRNDA; the protein is encoded by the coding sequence GTGAAGCAGTTCTCCTGTGGCGACGTCGTCCCCACCTGCACCCGCACCTTCGTCGCACCCACCGACGAGGAGATCCTCGCCGCCGTGGCCGCGCACGCCCGCGCCGACCACGGCCTCACCGAGATCCCGGCGCACCTGGTCGACGAGGTCCGCAGACGCATCCGCAACGACGCGTGA
- a CDS encoding maleylpyruvate isomerase N-terminal domain-containing protein, producing MPIEERLRLRCVEAVAREGERFGVLAQEVEAGLTAAPGLHAPVPWVPAWRVRDLVGHLGAVHRWATAIVRAGTTDRPAAPPQPPDDGLLDWYAAGLADLLHALRSTPPDGPAWHMSPAAERTAASWARRQAHELAVHRMDLEVAAGVPVTDVDPELADDGVDEVLRVVVPRWAHTEPVSTATATVAVRSTDTGRVWTARVTQGDVVVADEDAQRVDARLQAPAAALLRRLWGRPAEVVVTGDPGAEALLRGR from the coding sequence GTGCCGATCGAGGAGCGCCTGCGGCTCCGCTGCGTCGAGGCCGTCGCTCGGGAGGGCGAGCGGTTCGGCGTCCTCGCCCAGGAGGTCGAGGCCGGGCTGACCGCGGCGCCGGGGCTGCACGCCCCGGTCCCCTGGGTCCCCGCCTGGCGGGTCCGCGACCTCGTCGGCCACCTGGGCGCCGTCCACCGCTGGGCGACCGCCATCGTGCGCGCCGGGACCACCGACCGGCCCGCCGCGCCCCCGCAGCCGCCGGACGACGGCCTGCTCGACTGGTACGCCGCCGGCCTCGCCGACCTGCTGCACGCCCTGCGCAGCACGCCGCCGGACGGCCCCGCCTGGCACATGAGCCCGGCGGCGGAGCGGACGGCCGCCTCCTGGGCCCGCCGGCAGGCGCACGAGCTCGCCGTCCACCGGATGGACCTGGAGGTCGCTGCGGGCGTGCCGGTCACCGACGTCGACCCCGAGCTGGCCGACGACGGCGTCGACGAGGTGCTGCGCGTCGTCGTCCCCCGGTGGGCGCACACCGAGCCGGTGTCCACCGCCACGGCGACCGTCGCGGTGCGCAGCACGGACACCGGCCGGGTGTGGACGGCGCGCGTGACGCAGGGGGACGTCGTCGTGGCCGACGAGGACGCGCAGCGCGTCGACGCGCGGCTCCAGGCGCCCGCCGCCGCCCTGCTCCGGCGACTGTGGGGTCGCCCGGCCGAGGTCGTGGTGACGGGCGACCCGGGCGCCGAGGCGTTGCTGCGCGGCCGCTGA
- a CDS encoding spermidine synthase, with product MSRRRQAEPVVPPGPTPVAGGTAELLGDADRDGSWVLMVDGTPQSHVDLEDPTHLEFEYVRRMGHVLDLAAEEGRPIDVVHLGGGALTLPRYVAATRPGSRQRVVELDQPLTELVRAHLPLPRDARVRVRAADAREGLAALPRAGADVVVSDVFAGARTPGHLTSVEYAQEAHRVLRPGGTYTANVADGPPLRFTRTQVATLRAVFAHVCLLAEPGTLRGRRFGNLVAVASDAELPIPALVRRCAADPMPSRVVEGADLDRFAGSAQPVHDADAVASPEPPEGVFSR from the coding sequence GTGAGCCGGCGCCGGCAGGCCGAGCCCGTCGTCCCGCCCGGTCCCACGCCCGTCGCCGGCGGCACCGCCGAGCTGCTCGGGGACGCTGACCGCGACGGCTCCTGGGTCCTGATGGTGGACGGCACGCCGCAGTCGCACGTCGACCTCGAGGACCCCACCCACCTGGAGTTCGAGTACGTGCGCCGGATGGGCCACGTGCTCGACCTCGCCGCCGAGGAGGGCCGGCCGATCGACGTCGTGCACCTGGGCGGCGGCGCACTGACGCTGCCCCGGTACGTCGCGGCGACCCGCCCCGGTTCCCGGCAGCGGGTCGTCGAGCTCGACCAGCCGCTCACCGAGCTGGTCCGGGCACACCTGCCGCTGCCGCGCGACGCCCGCGTCCGGGTGCGCGCCGCCGACGCCCGCGAGGGGCTGGCCGCGCTCCCCCGCGCCGGCGCCGACGTCGTCGTCAGCGACGTCTTCGCCGGGGCCCGCACGCCGGGGCACCTGACCAGCGTCGAGTACGCGCAGGAGGCCCACCGGGTGCTGCGGCCCGGCGGCACCTACACCGCCAACGTCGCCGACGGCCCGCCGCTGCGCTTCACGCGCACGCAGGTGGCCACGCTGCGCGCCGTCTTCGCGCACGTGTGCCTGCTCGCCGAGCCCGGCACGCTGCGCGGCCGCCGCTTCGGCAACCTGGTCGCGGTCGCCTCGGACGCCGAGCTCCCGATCCCCGCGCTGGTGCGCCGCTGCGCCGCCGACCCGATGCCGAGCCGGGTGGTCGAGGGCGCCGACCTGGACCGCTTCGCCGGCAGCGCGCAGCCGGTGCACGACGCCGACGCGGTCGCCTCCCCGGAGCCCCCGGAGGGCGTCTTCAGCCGGTGA
- a CDS encoding O-acetyl-ADP-ribose deacetylase, with product MLLRAVRGDITEADVDVVVNAANPGLLGGGGVDGAIHAAGGPEILAECRALKAGLPGGRLPRGRAVATTAGRLPARWVVHTAGPIWSADQDRSAVLRSCCTESLRVADGLGARSVAFPAISAGVYGWPLADAAVQAVAGVRAVEVQHVQEVRFVLFDDRALAAFEAALTG from the coding sequence GTGCTCCTGCGCGCGGTCCGTGGCGACATCACCGAGGCCGACGTCGACGTCGTCGTCAACGCGGCCAACCCCGGACTGCTCGGCGGCGGCGGGGTCGACGGCGCGATACACGCGGCCGGTGGCCCCGAGATCCTGGCCGAGTGCCGGGCGCTGAAGGCCGGGCTGCCCGGCGGCCGGCTGCCCCGCGGCCGGGCCGTCGCGACGACGGCCGGCCGGCTCCCGGCCCGCTGGGTGGTGCACACCGCCGGCCCGATCTGGTCGGCCGACCAGGACCGCTCCGCCGTCCTGCGCTCCTGCTGCACCGAGAGCCTGCGCGTGGCCGACGGCCTCGGGGCCCGCTCGGTCGCCTTCCCCGCCATCTCGGCCGGCGTCTACGGCTGGCCGCTGGCGGACGCCGCGGTGCAGGCGGTGGCCGGTGTCCGCGCGGTCGAGGTCCAGCACGTGCAGGAGGTCCGGTTCGTCCTGTTCGACGACCGCGCGCTGGCGGCGTTCGAGGCCGCGCTCACCGGCTGA